The Helianthus annuus cultivar XRQ/B chromosome 16, HanXRQr2.0-SUNRISE, whole genome shotgun sequence genome includes a window with the following:
- the LOC110944744 gene encoding uncharacterized protein LOC110944744, with amino-acid sequence MKNDRLLWKDGNDLNWFSTSGAWHSLRHREPDVDWCKIVWFAQCIPRHAFMMWLIMKRKLLTQDKILQWDLSRRKNMNMMCCLLCFENFDSHPHLFFECKYSAQVWTLIRDKGGMNSVSPIWSEVVHWLNARSLQKRADIYVAKLLVAATAYNIWQERNARLFKNQLRPPETVSDVILKTVRYKLMGAKLKDTVRVRKILEEWEIYADDKDDDGG; translated from the coding sequence ATGAAAAATGATAGGCTTTTATGGAAGGATGGGAATGATCTTAATTGGTTTTCGACGTCTGGGGCTTGGCATTCGTTGCGCCATAGGGAACCGGATGTTGATTGGTGCAAAATCGTGTGGTTCGCTCAGTGTATTCCGAGGCACGCATTCATGATGTGGCTGATTATGAAACGTAAGCTACTTACACAGGATAAAATTCTGCAATGGGATTTGTCTAGAAGGAaaaacatgaatatgatgtgttGCTTATTGTGTTTTGAGAACTTTGATTCCCATCCACACTTGTTCTTTGAATGCAAGTATTCTGCACAGGTGTGGACGCTAATCCGGGATAAGGGGGGTATGAACTCGGTCAGTCCGATATGGTCAGAAGTTGTTCACTGGCTTAATGCTCGTAGTCTTCAGAAGCGGGCGGATATTTATGTGGCTAAGCTCCTCGTTGCGGCTACTGCTTATAATATTTGGCAAGAGAGGAATGCTCGGTTGTTTAAAAATCAACTTAGACCTCCTGAGACGGTTAGTGATGTTATTCTCAAAACAGTGCGATACAAGTTGATGGGAGCTAAGTTGAAGGATACCGTGAGGGTGCGAAAGATTCTTGAAGAATGGGAGATCTATGCGGACGACAAAGACGACGATGGAGGCTGA